The Pleurocapsa sp. PCC 7319 genomic interval TGTTTAGTCAATGCTCACAATGTAAAAACAGTACCAGGAAGAAAAAGCGATGTCCAAGATTGTCAATGGTTACAACAACTGCATAGTTATGGCTTACTTGCACCTTCCTTTATCCCCGAAGGAGAAATAACTGTACTGAGAAGCTATTTAAGACAACGAGAAAATTTGATTCAAGCTAGTTCGACTCATGTGCAAAGAATGCAAAAAGCTTTAACACAGATGAATTTGCAGTTGCATAAAGTCATTAGCGATCTTACAGGGGTGACAGGATTAAATATTCTGAGGGCCATTATTGCTGGGGAAAGAAATCCACAAACCTTAGCCAAATTAGCACACCGAAGAATTAAAAGTAGTCCACAACAAATTAGAGATGCCCTAACGGGTAATTATCGTCCAGAAATGGTTTTTATTTTGCATCAAGAATTATCTTGTTATCAATTTTATCAACAACAAATCGGATTATTAGAGGAACAAATCGAACAATGTCTCAGTAAATTGCCCTCCCAAACAAAAGAGACTCCGCCCCTAAATAGCCAGAAAAAGTGTCGTCGCTCAATCAAATCAGGGTTCGACTTACATTCTCATCTCTATCGTATTGCGGGAGTAGATTTTACCAGCATTGATGGTTTAAGTGTAGTCACAGTGCAAACCATCCTCAGTGAAGTAGGATTAGACCCGACTAAATTTAAGAGTGCTAAACATTTCAGCTCTTGGCTCGGATTATGTCCTGGTTGTCGGATTACAGGGGGCAAAGTTAAAAGTTCTCAGACTCGTCGAGTTAACAATCGAGCTGCAACAGCTTTTCGATTGGCAGCTCAAGCTGTTAGTCGTTCTCATTCAGCTTTGGGCGCATTTTATCGACGCATTCGCTCCCGTGCTGGCGCACCCAAGGCCATTACTGCTACAGCACACAAAATTGCTCGTCTATTCTATACTCTCTGGACAAAAAAAGAATCTTATCTCGATCGTGGAGCTGATTACTATGAACAAAAATATCAAGAAAGACTCATCAAAAATCTCAAGCAAAGAGCAAAATCCCTTGGTTTAGAAGTAGTTGAGGCATCTTCTACTTGATTTTAGTTTCTGGAGAGTAACAAGTAATAAGTTTTTTAGGTCTGCAATAAGCCTGTTTATTTCAATTAATTATCCGTACTTGATATTAGTCCGCTACCCCGAAAGCGATCGCGCTTACGGTCAGAATCTCGCTGCTACCTACATTACTACCCCCAACGGGCAGCAAGTACCCCTCAGTACCGTCGCTACTTTGAAGCGGGAATACGGGGCAACTCTAATCGAACACGTTAACGGCAAACGGGTAGTTTACGTTAATGGTTACTATCGTAAATCCAGTCCTGCTTCGATGGATCTATCAATGGCGATCGCGATGCGTGCGGGAGAAGAGTTAGATTTTCCTCCAGGCTACGGTTTAGACTCTATGGGTGACATGACCGATATGATGATTGAATTCGATCGCCTGCTTAAAGGTCTGATAGTTTCCATCATCTTGATTTACTTAATTCTAGTAATCCAATTTGGCTCGTTTATTCAACCCCTAGTCATGATGCTTTCAATTCCCCTACAGTTAATTGGGGTATTTGGCGCATTATTACTGGCTCAACAAACCCTTTCATCCGTCTCTATTCTAGGAATTATTATTCTTTCTGGTATTTCCGTCTCTGCTGCCATTCTGTTACTAGAATTAATCCTTACCAAGCGAGAAGAAGGAGTACCCAGAGCCGAAGCCATCCGCCAAGCTGCACCAGTACGACTTAAGGCAATCTCTATGACCACTTTGACAACTATGATTGTGATCGTGCGGTTGGCTTTTTATCCCGAAACTGGCATGGATGCTTATTCTCCCATTGCCACAGTAGTTTTAGGCGGGCTGACTGTTTCCACCCTGCTGACTTTAATCGTAATTCCCATCGTTTATACCTTTGTTGATGACATTACTCAGGGGTTGAAAGGGTTAGGTAGGAAGAAGAAACGTTCTTCTCGCAAACAACTTCCACAAGCATAGTCTTGACTCTCTAGTTAGCTAGAGAGTTACAGTAAATAAAGATGGTTTAATGACATCCAGACAATCATGAGCAAATCAACAAACCTTAAAATTGGCGAACTGGCAAAGCAAACAGGTCTAGCTGTGGGGACTTTACGCTACTATAGCGATATCGGACTTCTGCAACCAGTACAAAGAGGCGATAACGGCTATCGCTATTACAGTCAGAATGCCAGTAGGCAGGTAGAGTTTATTAAGAAAGCTCAGGCTATTGGCTTTACCCTCGAAGAAATCAAGACCATTCTCGATGTACGCGATCGCGGTGAGAAACCGTGTAATTTAGTGCAGGGCTTACTAGATAACAAGATCGAGCAGCTAGAGATTCAAATTAAGAAGATGAGCTTGTTCAAGCAGGAGTTAGAAGAATATCGCACAAGCTGGATTAATAACCCCAATCGCGAATCTGACTCTCAAGAAGTATGTCCCCTAATTTCCAGCGTTACATTAGATACTACTGCTTAATCTTCAGTAAATTAATCGATATTTTGTAGTTATTAATTCAAGATAAATCATGCGTTTTCAATCTTTAATTGCTCACAATGGAGTAGTCCATCAAAAATCTAATTCAGTCGAACAACCAAAACCATCAACTACTGAAACAAAAACAGTTACAGAGCCAAACGCTGATTCTCAAAATGTCGCACCTGAAGACAATTCTTCATCTAAAAAGCAAATAGTCGAAACTCCTGAAAATAAAACAGAAAACTCAACCACGACAGAAATACAAACTACACAAAGTTTGACTTCTGCTACGTTGTTTCCAGGGTTTGGAGAATCTATTTTTACTTTACTAATTGTTAGTCCATTTTTTCTATTTAGCTTTAAAAAATGGCTACATAGATAGGTTTCCCAAATTAAAACTTTGTCTATTTATTAAAAATGAATAAAAGCATAATTAAATATCTTTTTATAGGAATTGCTATTTATCTAATCAGCGTCAACTCAGTTTCTGCTCAACAACACCAACATAGCGAACAACATAACAATTTTCGTTCCCCTTACGTAGAGCAGTTAGACTCTCCCGTGCGTGGTTTGAGTTCTGAAGAAGTCGATAATCTGCTTAACGGCAGAGGTTCTGGCTATGCTCGGATGGCTGAACTTAACGGCTATCCTGGGCTGCGTCATGTTTTAGACTTAAGTTCTGAACTAAAGCTGTCTGCTCAACAGGAAACAGACATACAAGTAGCCTTCGAGCAGATGCAGTCTCAAGCCAAAACTATCGGCAAAACTATAGTCAGTAAAGAACAAGAACTTGGCAAGTCATTTGCTTCGGGAAAAATTACCAATACCGAACTAGAAAAACAAACTGAGGAATTGGCAACACTCTACGGAGAACTAAGAAATACTCACTTACAAGCGCACTTGAAAATCAACCCGATTTTATCTACCGAGCAGATTAAAAAATACAATCAACTGCGAGGATATGAAATAGCAAACTGAGACTAACTGACAATAGGTAAATATTTTCTTATGGCAATTAA includes:
- a CDS encoding heavy metal-responsive transcriptional regulator codes for the protein MSKSTNLKIGELAKQTGLAVGTLRYYSDIGLLQPVQRGDNGYRYYSQNASRQVEFIKKAQAIGFTLEEIKTILDVRDRGEKPCNLVQGLLDNKIEQLEIQIKKMSLFKQELEEYRTSWINNPNRESDSQEVCPLISSVTLDTTA
- a CDS encoding efflux RND transporter permease subunit; protein product: MRHLLLDFSFWRVTSNKFFRSAISLFISINYPYLILVRYPESDRAYGQNLAATYITTPNGQQVPLSTVATLKREYGATLIEHVNGKRVVYVNGYYRKSSPASMDLSMAIAMRAGEELDFPPGYGLDSMGDMTDMMIEFDRLLKGLIVSIILIYLILVIQFGSFIQPLVMMLSIPLQLIGVFGALLLAQQTLSSVSILGIIILSGISVSAAILLLELILTKREEGVPRAEAIRQAAPVRLKAISMTTLTTMIVIVRLAFYPETGMDAYSPIATVVLGGLTVSTLLTLIVIPIVYTFVDDITQGLKGLGRKKKRSSRKQLPQA
- a CDS encoding IS110 family transposase produces the protein MKPIGRSQKSQKKSSKRQEPEIKVINPHSAGIDIGSREHWVCVPIAATESNVRCFGCSTPDLLALANWLSECGVTSIALESTGVEWIPLFNILSQHNFQVCLVNAHNVKTVPGRKSDVQDCQWLQQLHSYGLLAPSFIPEGEITVLRSYLRQRENLIQASSTHVQRMQKALTQMNLQLHKVISDLTGVTGLNILRAIIAGERNPQTLAKLAHRRIKSSPQQIRDALTGNYRPEMVFILHQELSCYQFYQQQIGLLEEQIEQCLSKLPSQTKETPPLNSQKKCRRSIKSGFDLHSHLYRIAGVDFTSIDGLSVVTVQTILSEVGLDPTKFKSAKHFSSWLGLCPGCRITGGKVKSSQTRRVNNRAATAFRLAAQAVSRSHSALGAFYRRIRSRAGAPKAITATAHKIARLFYTLWTKKESYLDRGADYYEQKYQERLIKNLKQRAKSLGLEVVEASST
- a CDS encoding Spy/CpxP family protein refolding chaperone codes for the protein MNKSIIKYLFIGIAIYLISVNSVSAQQHQHSEQHNNFRSPYVEQLDSPVRGLSSEEVDNLLNGRGSGYARMAELNGYPGLRHVLDLSSELKLSAQQETDIQVAFEQMQSQAKTIGKTIVSKEQELGKSFASGKITNTELEKQTEELATLYGELRNTHLQAHLKINPILSTEQIKKYNQLRGYEIAN